From one Phycodurus eques isolate BA_2022a chromosome 19, UOR_Pequ_1.1, whole genome shotgun sequence genomic stretch:
- the si:ch73-256g18.2 gene encoding small integral membrane protein 36 has product MGFMEFYLEIDPVTLNLIILVASYVILLLVFLISCILYDCRGKDPTKEYAPDNAAPPPGQSPIRLVVMQNSPASARYEPDRAAEPQTPDPSRDREKRSTLV; this is encoded by the coding sequence ATGGGTTTTATGGAATTCTACCTGGAGATCGACCCGGTCACGCTCAACCTGATCATCCTGGTGGCCAGCTACGTCATCCTGCTCCTGGTCTTCCTCATCTCCTGCATCCTGTACGACTGCCGGGGGAAGGACCCCACCAAGGAGTACGCCCCCGACAACGCCGCGCCGCCCCCCGGCCAGTCGCCCATTCGCCTGGTGGTCATGCAGAACTCGCCCGCCTCCGCCCGTTACGAGCCCGACCGCGCGGCCGAGCCGCAGACGCCCGACCCGAGCCGAGATCGGGAGAAGAGGAGCACGCTGGTGTGA
- the LOC133417672 gene encoding transmembrane protein 100-like, whose amino-acid sequence MKMAHLFLAGKTVQPEDGNLASFSYEKLDSGGKDSDAVVTAMWAPHADEAQLLSAATGGAEMSCYRCTVPFGVVVLIAGVVVTGVAYTFNSHGSTISVLGLVLLGAGLGLLGASATCWRLRTRGKSDQRRRESQADLVVGLGY is encoded by the coding sequence aTGAAGATGGCCCACCTCTTCCTGGCCGGCAAGACGGTCCAGCCAGAAGACGGCAACCTGGCGTCTTTCTCCTACGAGAAGCTCGATTCGGGCGGTAAGGACAGCGACGCCGTCGTCACGGCGATGTGGGCCCCGCACGCGGACGAGGCGCAGCTCTTGAGCGCGGCCACCGGGGGCGCCGAGATGTCCTGCTACCGCTGCACGGTGCCCTTCGGGGTGGTGGTCCTCATCGCCGGCGTGGTGGTGACGGGGGTGGCCTACACCTTCAACTCGCACGGCTCCACCATCTCCGTCCTGGGACTGGTGCTGCTGGGGGCCGGGCTGGGCCTGCTGGGGGCCAGCGCCACCTGCTGGAGGCTGCGGACGCGCGGGAAGAGCGACCAAAGGAGGAGGGAGAGCCAGGCCGACCTCGTGGTCGGCCTGGGGTACTGA
- the LOC133417668 gene encoding uncharacterized protein LOC133417668 — MFVAVESRQLSENERRILAMQALCRSSEPVASFLPVVVESSPPPPPPPAARSASLAAASSSSSSARRPAARWTAKPRTGPQIQNVTSSVKLGCDLDLEFIARNSWNVQHLSTVFKSLVMKIRKPQTTARIFQSGILFCTGAKSEDESRVAARKFAFKILKLGYPVHFLDFKVLNIGGTCKTFPINLEDLFLAHQDHCSYEPELFPALQYNFRPGMTASIFSSGSVSLVGAKTEEEFYRAFHSLDAILIGFGRT, encoded by the exons ATGTTCGTGGCGGTGGAAAGTCGGCAGCTGTCCGAGAACGAGCGCCGGATTTTGGCCATGCAGGCCCTGTGCAGGAGCTCCGAGCCGGTGGCCTCCTTCCTCCCGGTGGTGGTGGAATCatccccgccgccgccgccgccgcccgccgcccggtCGGCCTCTCTTGctgctgcctcctcctcctcttcctccgcgCGCAGGCCAGCCGCCCGCTGGACCGCCAAGCCGCGCACAGGCCCGCAGATTCA GAACGTGACGTCTTCGGTGAAGCTGGGCTGCGATCTGGATCTGGAGTTCATCGCTCGGAACTCGTGGAACGTGCAGCACCTGTCGACG GTCTTCAAGTCGCTCGTCATGAAGATCCGCAAGCCCCAGACCACGGCCAGGATCTTCCAGTCGGGAATCCTTTTCTGCACAGGAGCCAAGAG CGAGGACGAGTCTCGGGTGGCCGCCAGGAAGTTTGCCTTCAAAATCCTCAAGCTGGGCTACCCGGTCCACTTCCTGGACTTCAAGGTGCTCAACATCGGCGGCACTTGCAAGACGTTCCCCATCAACCTGGAGGATCTGTTCTTGGCGCACCAGGACCACTGCAG TTACGAACCAGAGTTGTTTCCTGCCCTCCAGTATAACTTCCGCCCCGGCATGACGGCGTCCATCTTTTCCTCAGGTTCCGTCTCGCTGGTCG GCGCTAAAACGGAGGAGGAATTCTACAGAGCGTTTCACAGCCTGGACGCCATCTTGATCGGCTTCGGGAGGACTTGA